One region of bacterium genomic DNA includes:
- the tuf gene encoding elongation factor Tu (EF-Tu; promotes GTP-dependent binding of aminoacyl-tRNA to the A-site of ribosomes during protein biosynthesis; when the tRNA anticodon matches the mRNA codon, GTP hydrolysis results; the inactive EF-Tu-GDP leaves the ribosome and release of GDP is promoted by elongation factor Ts; many prokaryotes have two copies of the gene encoding EF-Tu), with protein MAKEKFNRSKPHVNIGTIGHVDHGKTTLTSAITMVQAQRGMS; from the coding sequence ATGGCAAAGGAAAAATTTAACAGGTCGAAACCGCACGTCAACATCGGTACGATTGGTCACGTGGATCACGGCAAGACGACATTGACGTCGGCGATCACGATGGTACAGGCACAACGCGGCATGTCGA